The proteins below come from a single Leifsonia sp. 1010 genomic window:
- a CDS encoding LLM class flavin-dependent oxidoreductase, translating into MSEPKQLFVNLFEMACVSHITHGLWTLPGNNRERFADLDYWLELAQLLEHGGFDGIFLADVIGAYDVFRGGPETALREGLQSPNLDPLLLVPAMAAVTERLGFGVTFSTTYEPPFAFARRMSTLDHLTKGRIGWNIVTSYLPNAARNFGLDGEVPHDERYRYADEYLDVLYKLWEGSWDDDAVVADRAAGVFTDPSKVRYIDHVGKRFRVAGPHIVHPSIQRTPTLFQATGSPAGIEFAGRHAEVVFTGGRTSEEFRRNADGMREAAVRHGRERDDIRFIAMAGVIVGRTQEEAEDKWRLYRERASLDGILAHSSLPVDLTAFPRDITVREALARADFPAEKVPYLPLDTTVGQALDFIKVGRDERFLVVGDPKTVADEIERWLDEDGLDGINLRQYHSFDTARDFAELVVPELRRRGRLPEEGTTSGTLRERLFGAGNSRLPSRHIGTRYRGGANLDVPVEPLELHFEHAASF; encoded by the coding sequence ATGAGCGAGCCCAAGCAGCTCTTCGTCAACCTCTTCGAGATGGCCTGCGTGAGTCACATCACGCACGGCCTGTGGACGCTCCCCGGCAACAACCGGGAGCGCTTCGCCGACCTCGACTACTGGCTGGAGCTGGCGCAGCTGCTCGAGCACGGCGGCTTCGACGGCATCTTCCTCGCCGACGTGATCGGAGCGTACGACGTGTTCCGCGGCGGCCCGGAGACGGCGCTGCGGGAGGGGCTGCAGAGCCCGAACCTCGATCCGCTGCTGCTCGTCCCGGCGATGGCCGCGGTGACCGAGCGGCTCGGATTCGGCGTCACGTTCTCGACCACGTACGAGCCGCCGTTCGCCTTCGCCCGCCGCATGTCGACGCTCGACCACCTCACCAAGGGGCGCATCGGCTGGAACATCGTCACGTCGTACCTGCCCAACGCCGCCCGCAACTTCGGCCTCGACGGCGAGGTTCCGCACGACGAGCGGTACCGCTACGCCGACGAGTACCTCGACGTGCTCTACAAGCTGTGGGAGGGCTCGTGGGATGACGACGCGGTCGTCGCCGACCGCGCGGCCGGGGTGTTCACCGACCCGTCGAAGGTGCGGTACATCGACCACGTCGGAAAGCGCTTCCGCGTCGCCGGGCCGCACATCGTCCATCCGTCGATCCAGCGGACGCCGACGCTGTTCCAGGCGACCGGGTCGCCCGCGGGCATCGAGTTCGCCGGCCGGCACGCCGAGGTGGTGTTCACCGGCGGGCGCACGAGCGAGGAGTTCCGGCGCAACGCCGACGGGATGCGCGAGGCGGCCGTGCGGCACGGGCGCGAGCGCGACGACATCCGCTTCATCGCGATGGCCGGCGTCATCGTCGGCCGGACGCAGGAGGAGGCGGAGGACAAGTGGCGCCTGTACCGCGAGCGCGCGAGCCTCGACGGCATCCTCGCGCACAGCAGCCTGCCGGTCGACCTGACGGCGTTCCCGCGTGACATCACCGTGCGGGAGGCGCTCGCCCGAGCCGATTTCCCGGCCGAGAAGGTGCCGTACCTGCCGCTCGACACCACGGTCGGTCAGGCGCTCGATTTCATTAAGGTGGGCCGCGACGAGCGGTTCCTCGTCGTCGGCGACCCGAAGACCGTTGCGGATGAGATCGAGCGCTGGCTGGACGAGGACGGCCTCGACGGCATCAACCTCCGGCAGTACCACTCCTTCGACACGGCGCGCGACTTCGCCGAGTTGGTGGTCCCGGAGCTGCGTCGCCGCGGCCGGCTGCCGGAGGAGGGCACCACGTCGGGGACGCTGCGCGAGCGGCTGTTCGGCGCCGGGAACTCCCGGCTCCCGTCGCGTCACATCGGCACTCGCTACCGTGGTGGGGCGAACCTCGATGTGCCGGTCGAGCCCTTGGAGCTGCACTTCGAGCACGCGGCGTCGTTCTGA
- a CDS encoding ABC transporter ATP-binding protein, which yields MSISTEAAEATETTEAAETDAIVEELDWPATRLRVRNLRTAFRVDGALRPVVHGVSFDLRPGECVAIVGESGSGKSVTARSLVGLAGRSAVVEADELTIHHEDVRGFGPREWKRIRGRDIGFVLQDALVSLDPLRPVGREIDEALRLHGWGGRRARRERVLDLLTRVGVPFPAVRAKQRPDQLSGGLRQRALIASAIALDPDIVIADEPTTALDVTVQAQVLDQLELMKERGASVILISHDLSVVARLADHILVMRGGDVLEQGPAGQVLGAPAHEYTRALIAAVPGEATRGHALTPGAAAVPTKPPAGAVVLEATDLVKRFHTSDGTVTTAVDRVSFSLRAGETLGIVGESGSGKSTTARLALGLEALDGGTVRLLGQPWAPLAESRRRGLRSRIAVVYQDPLSSFDPRWNVERILLDALRSVRFASAEERRARVLELLQQVGLPANVLPRFPLKLSGGQRQRVAIARALAPRPDVIVLDEAVSALDVTIQAQILDLLAELQRESGVAYLFISHDLGVISHLSDRVLVMKDGVVVEEGSPDDVFERPAHPYTRALIAAIPEFDPAARAATTPESETAA from the coding sequence GTGAGCATCAGTACGGAGGCCGCGGAGGCGACGGAGACCACGGAGGCCGCGGAGACCGACGCCATCGTCGAGGAACTGGACTGGCCGGCGACCCGGCTGCGGGTGCGCAACCTCCGCACGGCGTTCCGTGTCGACGGCGCGCTGCGTCCGGTCGTCCACGGCGTGAGCTTCGACCTGCGGCCCGGGGAGTGCGTCGCGATCGTCGGTGAGTCCGGCTCGGGCAAGTCGGTCACGGCCCGCTCGCTGGTCGGCCTCGCGGGCCGCTCGGCGGTGGTCGAGGCGGACGAGCTGACCATCCACCACGAGGACGTCCGCGGGTTCGGCCCGCGCGAGTGGAAGCGCATCCGCGGCCGCGACATCGGCTTCGTGCTGCAGGATGCGCTGGTGTCGCTCGACCCGCTGCGCCCGGTCGGACGTGAGATCGACGAGGCGCTCCGCCTGCACGGCTGGGGCGGGCGCCGGGCGCGCCGGGAGCGCGTGCTCGACCTGCTGACGCGCGTGGGCGTGCCGTTCCCGGCCGTCCGCGCGAAGCAGCGCCCCGACCAGCTCTCCGGCGGCCTGCGGCAGCGCGCTCTGATCGCCTCCGCCATCGCCCTCGATCCGGACATCGTGATCGCGGACGAGCCCACCACCGCGCTCGACGTGACCGTGCAGGCGCAGGTGCTCGATCAGCTCGAGCTGATGAAGGAGCGCGGCGCCTCCGTGATCCTGATCAGCCACGACCTCTCGGTGGTCGCCCGGCTCGCCGACCACATCCTCGTGATGCGGGGCGGCGACGTGCTGGAGCAGGGGCCGGCCGGCCAGGTGCTCGGAGCGCCGGCGCACGAGTACACGCGCGCTCTGATCGCCGCGGTTCCGGGCGAGGCGACCCGCGGGCACGCCCTCACCCCGGGTGCTGCCGCGGTGCCGACCAAGCCGCCGGCCGGCGCCGTCGTGCTGGAGGCGACCGATCTGGTGAAGCGCTTCCACACCTCCGACGGCACGGTCACCACGGCCGTCGACCGCGTCTCCTTCTCGCTGCGCGCCGGGGAGACGCTCGGCATCGTGGGCGAGTCCGGTTCGGGCAAGAGCACCACCGCGCGTCTGGCCCTCGGACTGGAGGCCCTCGACGGCGGCACCGTTCGGCTGCTCGGACAGCCCTGGGCGCCGCTAGCCGAGAGCCGGCGGCGGGGTCTCCGGAGTCGCATCGCCGTCGTGTACCAGGACCCGCTGAGCTCGTTCGATCCGCGCTGGAACGTCGAGCGCATCCTGCTCGACGCGTTGCGCTCCGTGCGGTTCGCGTCGGCAGAGGAGCGGCGCGCGCGGGTGCTCGAACTGCTGCAGCAGGTCGGCCTTCCCGCGAACGTCCTCCCGCGGTTCCCGCTCAAGCTCTCGGGCGGCCAGCGACAGCGCGTCGCCATCGCCCGCGCGCTCGCACCACGTCCGGATGTCATCGTGCTGGACGAGGCCGTCTCGGCGCTCGACGTCACCATCCAGGCGCAGATCCTCGACCTCCTCGCGGAGCTGCAGCGCGAGTCGGGCGTCGCGTATCTGTTCATCTCGCACGACCTCGGCGTCATCAGTCACCTCAGCGACCGCGTCCTCGTCATGAAGGACGGGGTGGTGGTGGAGGAGGGCTCGCCGGATGATGTCTTCGAACGGCCCGCGCACCCGTACACTCGTGCCCTGATCGCCGCCATCCCGGAGTTCGATCCGGCCGCGCGAGCCGCCACCACCCCTGAAAGCGAGACCGCCGCATGA
- a CDS encoding ABC transporter permease, which translates to MTALGTPPSPAAAAVRPTLATRLGRVPWGLVLAVAFAVLLLVAVIAPQALTTHLPTAIDYQAALQQPSLAHPFGTDESGRDLYTRVVWGARDSLTIGLGAAAVSVGLALVLGTLAALGVKPVAVVIDRFVEILFAFPALLLALLLIAIAGPSAATQVFAVGIGTAPGYARMIRGQILGARNSGYVEAATALGHSRWRILRAHILPNALRPLVAVFALSIGQSIVWASSLSFLGLGVAPPASEWGALLDAGRQYLTTAWWLVVIPGLVIVAVALAATTIGRHIQARLEKGERS; encoded by the coding sequence ATGACCGCGCTCGGAACGCCTCCGTCCCCCGCCGCCGCGGCGGTCCGCCCGACGCTCGCCACCCGTCTCGGTCGCGTGCCGTGGGGGCTGGTGCTCGCGGTCGCCTTCGCCGTGCTCCTGCTGGTCGCCGTGATCGCGCCGCAGGCGCTGACGACGCATCTCCCGACGGCGATCGACTACCAGGCGGCGCTGCAGCAGCCGAGCCTCGCGCATCCCTTCGGCACGGACGAGTCCGGCCGCGACCTCTACACCCGCGTGGTCTGGGGCGCCCGTGACTCGCTGACCATCGGGCTCGGAGCCGCGGCCGTCAGTGTGGGTCTCGCACTCGTGCTCGGCACGCTCGCCGCCCTCGGGGTTAAGCCGGTGGCGGTCGTGATCGACCGGTTCGTGGAGATCCTCTTCGCATTCCCGGCCCTGCTCCTCGCCCTGCTGCTGATCGCGATCGCCGGCCCGAGCGCCGCGACGCAGGTCTTCGCGGTGGGCATCGGAACCGCCCCCGGGTACGCGCGGATGATCCGCGGGCAGATCCTCGGAGCGCGCAACTCCGGGTATGTCGAGGCGGCGACCGCGCTCGGGCACTCGCGGTGGCGCATCCTGCGCGCGCACATCCTTCCGAACGCCTTGCGGCCCCTGGTGGCGGTGTTCGCCCTGTCGATCGGACAGTCGATCGTGTGGGCGTCGAGCCTCTCGTTCCTCGGTCTCGGCGTCGCGCCGCCCGCCTCGGAATGGGGTGCCCTGCTGGATGCGGGGCGCCAGTACCTGACGACGGCGTGGTGGCTCGTCGTCATCCCCGGACTCGTGATCGTCGCCGTGGCGCTCGCCGCGACGACCATCGGACGGCACATCCAGGCACGCCTGGAGAAGGGAGAGCGGTCGTGA
- a CDS encoding ABC transporter permease, translating into MTPTSSSELTAATPSGAAQGPIAQKAIRPRRGRAVAITLLRKIGAAVVVLWGAATVAFFAQLALPGDRATTILNIRAGQAQARTPEELAQINQQYGLTKPVIVQYLDYLRGLVSGDFGTSYQQYRPVTAVIGEQLGSTLTLSLTAIAFAWLIMVVWVTLTAGRGPRLAGFGSTVDVVTAGLPAYWLGIILLLVFGLGLHWFPIISGSSPAGIVLPALTLAIPLAGFMAQSVRTEFERSLDQPFVLSARMRGMGEWGIRLRHVLRHAVIPAVTLSGWALGATLSGAVIVESIFSRPGIGSVLVGAVNAQDLPVVTGIVTLVAVVYVAANLIVDVVYTVIDPRLELT; encoded by the coding sequence ATGACGCCTACTTCGTCAAGTGAGCTGACCGCCGCCACTCCGTCGGGAGCCGCGCAGGGGCCGATCGCGCAGAAAGCGATCCGGCCCCGCCGGGGTCGCGCGGTCGCGATCACGCTGCTGCGCAAGATCGGCGCCGCCGTCGTGGTGCTGTGGGGTGCGGCCACCGTCGCGTTCTTCGCCCAGCTGGCGCTGCCCGGCGACCGCGCGACGACCATCCTCAACATCCGGGCCGGTCAGGCGCAGGCGCGCACCCCGGAGGAGCTGGCGCAGATCAACCAGCAGTACGGGCTGACCAAGCCGGTGATCGTGCAGTACCTCGACTACCTCCGCGGGCTGGTGTCGGGCGACTTCGGCACCTCGTACCAGCAGTACCGGCCGGTCACCGCGGTGATCGGCGAGCAGCTCGGCAGCACGCTGACCCTCTCGTTGACGGCCATCGCGTTCGCGTGGCTGATCATGGTCGTCTGGGTCACGCTGACGGCTGGTCGCGGGCCGCGGCTGGCGGGCTTCGGGTCGACGGTGGATGTGGTGACCGCCGGGCTTCCCGCCTACTGGCTCGGCATCATCCTGCTCCTGGTCTTCGGCCTCGGACTGCACTGGTTCCCGATCATCAGCGGATCTTCGCCCGCCGGGATCGTGCTGCCGGCGCTGACCCTGGCCATCCCGCTCGCCGGGTTCATGGCTCAGAGCGTGCGCACCGAGTTCGAGCGGTCGCTCGATCAGCCGTTCGTGCTGTCGGCGCGGATGCGCGGCATGGGCGAGTGGGGCATCCGGCTGCGGCACGTGCTCCGGCACGCGGTCATCCCGGCCGTGACGCTCTCCGGCTGGGCGCTGGGGGCGACCCTCTCCGGTGCCGTGATCGTGGAGTCGATCTTCTCGCGCCCGGGCATCGGCTCGGTGCTGGTCGGCGCGGTCAACGCGCAGGACCTCCCGGTGGTCACCGGCATCGTCACTCTGGTGGCCGTCGTGTATGTGGCCGCGAACCTCATCGTGGACGTCGTCTACACCGTCATCGACCCCCGCCTGGAGCTGACATGA
- a CDS encoding ABC transporter substrate-binding protein: protein MRSRPTRSLGAAAVVLTGALALSACASGSDAASGGGTKVDGGTIVYAHQQEPACVFGGWIEQAYLSYQVLDNLTSLDEDHKVVPWLATSWKQSDDGLTWTFDLKKDVKFTDGTPLTAAAVAYNFDYWLKGGNSTAQVWLDGYYKDAKAVDDTTLQIDLSRPYPRLADNLSQGYFGIQSQHALETRSKEQNCEAPIGSGAFVVDKWNRGQDIILKKNKDYTSPPANAKHTGAAYVDEIDWKFVADPTTRVAALQGGQVDAIYDVPAVQWSTLKSGGYQLEKYVTRGRPQQISFNTQQGPFTDEKVRQAFAYSLDRKQIVDTIGRGVIPFEGNGGVSQTTPGYSEKAADWYSRDLKKADALLDAAGWTRQGSTGVRAKDGTKLTVSLPYGAGSIINADGAAILQGVKEQAAKVGFDVKLVPVPQSEFFSGKYAGPDTHDLAAGYWTAVTAGILYINWRPSTPDHPNYSNAAFYNDPTLEQYILDGNSAPTVEAQNAAYEKAQDYIAEHALSIGVYDRLSTLAVAPKLRGVWQENAQGGPTFYDAYFVK, encoded by the coding sequence ATGCGTTCCCGTCCCACCCGTTCCCTCGGCGCCGCAGCCGTCGTCCTGACCGGCGCGCTGGCGCTGTCCGCCTGCGCCTCCGGCTCCGACGCCGCATCCGGCGGCGGCACCAAGGTCGACGGCGGAACGATCGTGTACGCCCACCAGCAGGAACCGGCCTGCGTGTTCGGCGGCTGGATCGAGCAGGCGTACCTCTCCTACCAGGTGCTCGACAACCTGACGTCGCTGGATGAGGACCACAAGGTGGTCCCGTGGCTCGCGACCTCCTGGAAGCAGTCCGACGACGGACTGACCTGGACCTTCGACCTGAAGAAGGACGTGAAGTTCACCGACGGGACGCCGCTCACCGCCGCGGCCGTCGCCTACAACTTCGACTACTGGCTGAAGGGCGGCAACAGCACCGCGCAGGTCTGGCTCGACGGCTACTACAAGGATGCGAAGGCCGTCGACGACACCACCCTCCAGATCGACCTCTCCCGGCCGTACCCGCGCCTGGCCGACAACCTGTCGCAGGGCTACTTCGGCATCCAGTCGCAGCACGCGCTCGAAACCCGCAGCAAGGAGCAGAACTGCGAGGCGCCGATCGGCTCCGGGGCGTTCGTCGTCGACAAGTGGAACCGCGGCCAGGACATCATCCTGAAGAAGAACAAGGACTACACGTCGCCTCCGGCCAACGCGAAGCACACCGGAGCCGCCTACGTCGACGAGATCGACTGGAAGTTCGTGGCCGACCCGACCACCCGCGTCGCCGCGCTGCAGGGCGGCCAGGTGGACGCCATCTACGACGTCCCGGCCGTCCAGTGGAGCACGCTGAAGTCCGGCGGCTACCAGCTGGAGAAGTACGTGACGCGGGGCCGTCCGCAGCAGATCTCGTTCAACACACAGCAGGGTCCGTTCACCGACGAGAAGGTCCGCCAGGCGTTCGCCTACAGCCTCGACCGCAAGCAGATCGTCGACACCATCGGCCGGGGAGTCATCCCGTTCGAGGGCAACGGCGGCGTCAGCCAGACGACGCCCGGCTACAGCGAGAAGGCGGCCGACTGGTACAGCCGAGACCTGAAGAAGGCGGATGCGCTGCTCGACGCGGCCGGGTGGACGCGCCAGGGAAGCACGGGCGTCCGCGCGAAGGACGGCACGAAGCTGACCGTCTCGCTGCCCTACGGCGCAGGCTCGATCATCAACGCGGACGGCGCGGCCATCCTGCAGGGCGTCAAGGAGCAGGCCGCGAAGGTCGGCTTCGACGTGAAGCTCGTGCCGGTTCCGCAGAGCGAGTTCTTCTCGGGCAAATACGCCGGACCGGACACGCACGACCTGGCCGCCGGCTACTGGACGGCCGTCACCGCCGGCATCCTCTACATCAACTGGCGCCCGTCGACCCCGGACCACCCCAACTACTCCAACGCCGCGTTCTACAACGACCCGACGCTCGAGCAGTACATCCTCGACGGCAACTCGGCCCCGACCGTGGAGGCGCAGAACGCCGCCTACGAGAAGGCGCAGGACTACATCGCCGAGCACGCGCTGTCCATCGGCGTCTACGACCGGCTGAGCACGCTCGCGGTCGCTCCGAAGCTGCGCGGGGTGTGGCAGGAGAACGCACAGGGAGGACCGACGTTCTATGACGCCTACTTCGTCAAGTGA